In Hoeflea ulvae, one genomic interval encodes:
- the flgF gene encoding flagellar basal-body rod protein FlgF, with product MQGSLYVALSSQIALERRLNTLADNVANSNTTGFRATEIKFNEVLANTGVADVSFVDQGKEFLNTNNGGLRATGNQLDFALRGEAWFMIETPTGEMLTRDGRFTITQAGELVNINGYPVLDPGGAPIQLDPGGGTLKAGRDGGLTQDGVRLGAIGLFQADLTQGYQRQAALGVVPVIPPEPMIDTASAGLLQGYVEDSNVNPVSEMSHLIMVTRAFESASAMTKATEDTFKEAIRTLGSGN from the coding sequence ATGCAGGGCTCGCTATATGTCGCATTGTCATCACAGATTGCGCTTGAGCGTCGCCTGAACACGCTGGCCGACAATGTCGCCAATTCCAACACCACCGGTTTCCGCGCCACCGAAATCAAGTTCAACGAGGTTCTGGCCAATACCGGCGTCGCCGATGTCTCCTTCGTTGACCAAGGCAAGGAATTTCTCAACACCAACAATGGCGGATTGCGGGCCACCGGCAACCAGCTCGACTTCGCGCTGCGCGGCGAAGCCTGGTTCATGATCGAAACGCCCACCGGCGAAATGCTGACCCGCGACGGCCGCTTCACCATCACCCAAGCCGGTGAACTGGTCAATATCAACGGCTATCCGGTTCTCGATCCCGGCGGCGCGCCGATCCAGCTTGATCCGGGCGGCGGCACGCTGAAGGCTGGCCGCGATGGCGGCTTGACCCAGGACGGCGTCCGGCTCGGCGCAATCGGCCTGTTCCAGGCCGACCTGACCCAGGGCTACCAGCGCCAGGCAGCGCTCGGCGTTGTGCCGGTGATACCGCCCGAACCCATGATCGACACTGCATCAGCCGGTCTCCTGCAGGGCTATGTCGAGGATTCCAATGTCAATCCCGTGTCGGAGATGAGTCACCTGATCATGGTGACGCGCGCCTTTGAAAGCGCTTCGGCGATGACGAAGGCCACCGAGGATACCTTCAAGGAAGCCATCCGGACGCTTGGCAGCGGCAACTGA
- the fliI gene encoding flagellar protein export ATPase FliI, which yields MLAQGVREFSRPDGGYDVSGTVTSVSPGRCVVAGLSRHVRIGDFLSFRRDGTLKLAEVISLGAEELIACPVDGSSQASIGERVWRKGAFRLSPDASWCGRTINSLGEPVDGLGPMLQGDTPRAVTGSPPASMTRQRVDKPLRTGVRVIDVFTPICQGQRLGVFAGSGVGKSTLLSMFAKAADFDRAVVALVGERGREVREFIEDTLGPNMAKTVAVVATSDESPMLRKLAPLTAMAIAEHFRDSGENVLLIVDSLTRFAHALREIGMAAGEPPVARGYPASVFTALPGLLERAGPGPEGAGAITAIVSILVDGDNHNDPVADSARGILDGHLVLDRALADEGRYPPVNPLTSISRLARKAWRGDEEKLVMRLKALIHRYEETRDLRLIGGYRAGSDAELDMAIKQAPVIYETLRQTPEQPASLDAFAELADAMKAAAGIPATPPGKERTRP from the coding sequence ATGCTTGCGCAGGGGGTGCGCGAATTCTCCCGGCCCGATGGCGGCTATGACGTGTCGGGCACCGTCACCTCGGTGTCGCCGGGCCGCTGCGTCGTGGCCGGCCTGTCGCGCCATGTCCGGATCGGCGATTTCCTGTCCTTCCGGCGTGACGGAACGCTCAAGCTGGCGGAAGTGATCAGTCTCGGCGCGGAAGAGCTGATTGCCTGCCCGGTCGACGGCTCGTCCCAGGCCAGTATCGGCGAGCGGGTCTGGCGCAAGGGCGCATTCCGGCTCTCGCCTGACGCCTCCTGGTGCGGACGCACCATCAATTCTCTCGGCGAACCGGTCGACGGGCTCGGTCCCATGCTGCAAGGCGACACGCCGCGGGCCGTGACCGGCTCGCCGCCGGCCTCGATGACGCGGCAGCGGGTCGACAAGCCATTGCGTACCGGCGTGCGGGTCATCGATGTCTTCACCCCGATCTGCCAGGGCCAGCGGCTCGGCGTCTTTGCCGGTTCCGGAGTCGGAAAATCGACGCTGCTGTCGATGTTTGCCAAGGCCGCCGATTTCGACCGGGCAGTGGTCGCACTGGTCGGCGAACGTGGCCGCGAGGTCCGCGAATTCATCGAGGACACGCTTGGCCCGAACATGGCCAAGACCGTCGCCGTCGTCGCCACCAGCGACGAAAGCCCGATGCTGCGCAAGCTGGCGCCGCTGACGGCAATGGCCATTGCCGAGCATTTTCGCGACAGCGGCGAGAACGTCCTTCTGATTGTCGACAGCCTGACCCGTTTCGCCCATGCCCTGCGCGAGATCGGCATGGCGGCAGGCGAGCCTCCGGTCGCCCGCGGTTATCCCGCTTCGGTGTTTACCGCCTTGCCCGGCCTGCTGGAACGCGCAGGTCCCGGACCGGAAGGGGCCGGCGCGATCACCGCCATCGTCTCGATCCTGGTCGATGGCGACAACCACAATGACCCGGTGGCCGATTCCGCCCGCGGCATCCTCGATGGCCATCTCGTGCTCGACCGGGCCCTAGCCGACGAGGGCCGCTACCCGCCGGTCAATCCGCTGACCTCGATCTCCCGTCTTGCCCGCAAGGCCTGGCGCGGCGACGAGGAGAAACTGGTGATGCGGCTCAAGGCGCTGATCCACCGTTATGAGGAAACCCGCGATCTGCGCCTGATCGGCGGTTACCGGGCCGGTTCGGATGCCGAGCTCGACATGGCCATCAAACAGGCGCCGGTTATCTACGAGACCTTGCGCCAGACACCTGAACAGCCGGCCAGCCTGGATGCATTCGCCGAACTTGCCGATGCGATGAAGGCCGCCGCCGGCATCCCCGCCACCCCGCCCGGCAAGGAAAGGACCCGACCGTGA
- a CDS encoding flagellar protein, producing the protein MTDQTDIEEEAPEPGPARRRQTGDRVFVVTGFLLATAAAFFPWYVFFNQESFGIAPMGYTETRDLPDIDGRAMVNVSPLAIPATRNGPAPASAFDPITTATVPGSEAAPKSLGAAAGEDPNLSFPGNPRYRLLHVANGRALIEDKTGMYIVRIGSVLPDNSRLARLEEREGSWVIVTSNGDVIER; encoded by the coding sequence GTGACCGACCAGACGGATATCGAAGAGGAAGCACCCGAACCCGGTCCGGCGCGCAGGCGGCAGACGGGCGATCGCGTCTTTGTTGTCACCGGCTTTCTGCTTGCCACTGCGGCAGCGTTCTTTCCCTGGTACGTCTTCTTCAATCAGGAAAGCTTCGGCATCGCGCCGATGGGCTATACCGAAACCCGGGATCTGCCGGATATCGACGGCCGGGCCATGGTCAATGTCTCGCCGCTGGCGATTCCGGCCACCAGGAACGGACCGGCGCCGGCCTCCGCCTTTGACCCGATCACCACCGCGACCGTACCTGGTTCCGAAGCCGCGCCGAAATCCCTTGGCGCCGCCGCCGGCGAAGACCCCAACCTGTCTTTTCCGGGCAACCCACGCTACCGGTTGCTGCACGTGGCCAATGGACGGGCGCTGATCGAAGACAAGACCGGCATGTATATTGTCCGCATCGGGTCGGTGCTGCCGGACAATTCCCGCCTCGCAAGATTGGAAGAGCGCGAAGGCAGCTGGGTGATCGTCACGTCCAATGGCGACGTGATAGAGCGCTGA
- the flgB gene encoding flagellar basal body rod protein FlgB: MQPIQLFELTSKQAHWLSVRQSVVAGNIANANTPGYATREVAAFQAVLEQTGTRMAATHPGHIQEDALRSSVQDGSGDEIEVLPSGNSVNLPDEMSKTGEIKRMYELNTGMVKSFHRMMLLTVRR, translated from the coding sequence ATGCAACCGATTCAGCTTTTCGAACTGACATCCAAGCAAGCGCACTGGCTTTCGGTGCGCCAAAGCGTTGTCGCCGGAAACATTGCCAATGCCAACACGCCCGGCTACGCGACGCGTGAAGTGGCGGCCTTTCAGGCTGTTCTCGAGCAGACCGGAACACGCATGGCTGCAACCCATCCCGGTCACATCCAGGAAGATGCCTTGCGCAGTTCCGTCCAGGACGGAAGCGGCGATGAGATCGAGGTCCTGCCGTCGGGCAATTCCGTCAATCTGCCCGACGAGATGTCCAAGACAGGAGAAATCAAGCGCATGTACGAGCTCAACACCGGGATGGTGAAATCCTTTCACCGGATGATGCTTCTGACTGTGAGGCGCTGA
- the flgC gene encoding flagellar basal body rod protein FlgC has translation MVVDPLSLASRIASSGLDVQETRMRILSENLANSQSTGDTPGADAYRRKTISFAWELDRSIGASTAKVSRIDYDQGDFNVEYDPGNPAADEKGMVKLPNVNVLIELADMREANRTYEANLQTVKQTRELVSMTIDLLRAQ, from the coding sequence ATGGTAGTCGACCCGCTCTCACTGGCATCGCGCATCGCGTCCTCGGGCCTCGATGTTCAGGAAACGCGCATGCGCATCCTGTCGGAAAACCTTGCCAACTCGCAGTCGACCGGTGACACGCCGGGTGCCGACGCCTATCGCCGCAAGACCATCAGCTTCGCCTGGGAGCTCGACCGCTCCATCGGCGCGTCGACGGCCAAGGTCAGCAGGATCGATTACGACCAGGGCGACTTCAACGTCGAATATGATCCGGGCAATCCCGCAGCCGACGAGAAGGGCATGGTCAAACTGCCCAACGTCAATGTGCTGATCGAACTGGCCGACATGCGCGAAGCCAACCGGACCTATGAAGCCAATCTTCAGACCGTCAAGCAGACCCGTGAACTGGTTTCCATGACAATTGACCTGCTGAGGGCACAATGA
- a CDS encoding flagellar hook-basal body complex protein FliE: MIGMVGATSALQQLSGSADTDLAAAAAMPQMPLSQGATPANSFADVMASLGQGVMGNLRVAETNSLAAVRGEVPTRDVVDSIMSAEQSLQTAVAIRDKLVTAYLEIARMQI; encoded by the coding sequence ATGATCGGTATGGTTGGAGCCACCAGCGCGCTGCAGCAACTCTCCGGATCGGCCGACACCGATTTGGCGGCCGCGGCGGCCATGCCGCAGATGCCGTTGTCGCAGGGCGCAACGCCAGCCAATTCATTCGCCGATGTCATGGCGTCACTTGGCCAGGGCGTGATGGGCAATCTCAGGGTCGCCGAAACCAATTCGCTCGCCGCCGTGCGCGGTGAGGTGCCGACCCGTGACGTCGTTGACTCGATCATGTCCGCCGAACAGTCCCTGCAGACCGCCGTTGCGATCCGCGACAAGCTGGTCACCGCCTATCTCGAAATCGCCCGTATGCAAATCTAA
- the flgG gene encoding flagellar basal-body rod protein FlgG: MKALAIAATGMNAQQLNLEVIANNVANINTTGFKRARAEFSDLLYQVERNAGVANASNQAIVPEGAHVGLGVQTSAVRNLHIQGTLVGTSNKLDLALVGRGWFQVETPDGETQYTRAGAFNTNAEGQLVTIDGYTVVPGVTFPDDASEVVISRTGQVFARIGNEVEMQDLGQLTIANFVNEAGLEPLGDNLFRETPASGPANVGVPEDPGFAHIQQGYLEASNVDPVKEITDLISAQRAYEMNSKIIQAADEMASVVSKNLR, encoded by the coding sequence ATGAAGGCATTGGCCATCGCAGCAACCGGCATGAACGCCCAGCAGCTCAATCTCGAGGTGATCGCCAACAACGTGGCGAACATCAACACCACCGGCTTCAAGCGGGCCCGTGCCGAATTCTCCGATCTGTTGTACCAGGTCGAACGCAATGCCGGCGTGGCCAATGCGTCCAACCAGGCTATCGTGCCCGAAGGCGCCCATGTCGGACTTGGCGTGCAGACCTCCGCGGTTCGAAACCTGCATATCCAGGGAACGCTGGTGGGAACCTCCAACAAGCTCGATCTCGCCCTTGTCGGCCGCGGCTGGTTCCAGGTCGAAACCCCCGATGGCGAAACCCAGTATACCCGCGCCGGAGCCTTCAACACCAATGCCGAAGGCCAGCTCGTCACCATCGACGGTTACACCGTCGTCCCCGGCGTGACCTTTCCCGACGACGCCAGCGAAGTCGTCATCAGCCGCACCGGACAGGTCTTTGCCCGCATCGGCAACGAAGTCGAGATGCAGGATCTGGGACAGTTGACGATCGCAAATTTCGTCAACGAGGCAGGCCTCGAGCCTCTCGGCGACAATCTGTTCCGCGAAACCCCGGCCTCGGGCCCCGCCAATGTCGGCGTGCCGGAAGATCCGGGCTTTGCGCATATCCAGCAAGGCTATCTGGAAGCTTCCAATGTGGATCCCGTCAAGGAAATCACCGACCTGATCTCGGCGCAGCGCGCCTACGAGATGAATTCGAAAATCATTCAGGCCGCCGATGAAATGGCCTCTGTCGTTTCCAAGAACCTCAGATAG
- the flgA gene encoding flagellar basal body P-ring formation chaperone FlgA — protein MTFGQTLPLPGFLRAAVVILSMFCGVAAGQAGQGTAVVPERTIYPGEELLAELVREVVVTNPNLRAGYAAVTEEVLGKVTTRTLLPGRTIPVGALRDAWAVERGATVPLIFAGGGLIITAVGTPLENAAVGDFIRVRNVETGVIISGTVLGDGSVRVATQ, from the coding sequence ATGACGTTTGGCCAAACATTGCCTTTGCCCGGTTTTCTGCGCGCAGCGGTCGTCATCCTCAGCATGTTTTGCGGTGTTGCCGCAGGGCAGGCAGGGCAGGGCACTGCCGTGGTGCCGGAACGAACCATCTATCCCGGCGAGGAGCTTCTTGCCGAGCTGGTGCGGGAAGTCGTGGTTACCAATCCCAACCTTCGCGCCGGCTACGCCGCGGTCACCGAAGAGGTCCTGGGCAAGGTCACCACACGCACCCTGTTGCCCGGACGCACCATTCCCGTCGGCGCCTTGCGCGATGCCTGGGCGGTCGAGCGCGGCGCCACGGTGCCGTTGATCTTTGCCGGCGGCGGTCTGATCATCACAGCTGTCGGAACGCCGCTCGAAAACGCAGCGGTCGGCGATTTCATCCGCGTCCGCAATGTCGAGACCGGCGTCATCATTTCCGGCACGGTGCTGGGCGATGGCAGCGTGCGGGTGGCGACGCAATGA
- a CDS encoding flagellar basal body P-ring protein FlgI: protein MLCLAGSGSYLTPEPGFSFVQPAGAASRIKDIASLQAARDNQLIGYGLVVGLQGTGDGLRNSPFTEQSLRAMLQNLGISTEGGSSRANNVAAVIVTANLPPFASLGSRIDVTVSSLGDATSLRGGTLVMTSLSGADGQIYAVAQGSIVVSGVSAEGDAATLQQGITTAGRLPGGGIIEREIPAKFKEVGGLVFQLRNPDFSTAVGMADVINAYAEARYGGAIAEARDSTTVAVSKPKAADLARLTAELEGLIVETDTPARVVINERTGTIVIGSDVRVSQVAVTHGTLTVQINETPTVVQPAPFSEGVTAVEPLTDITAGVDGGKVAIIDGPDLRTLVAGLNSIGVKPDGIIAILQGIKSAGALHAELVLQ from the coding sequence ATGCTCTGCCTGGCCGGCTCTGGTTCCTATCTGACCCCGGAGCCGGGGTTTTCCTTCGTGCAGCCCGCTGGCGCCGCCTCGCGCATCAAGGACATTGCCTCGCTGCAGGCCGCGCGCGACAACCAGCTCATCGGCTATGGTCTTGTCGTCGGACTGCAGGGCACCGGTGACGGCCTGCGCAATTCGCCCTTCACCGAACAGTCGCTGCGCGCCATGCTGCAAAATCTCGGCATTTCGACCGAAGGCGGCTCCTCGCGCGCCAACAATGTCGCCGCCGTCATTGTCACTGCCAATCTGCCGCCCTTTGCCAGTCTCGGTTCCCGCATCGATGTCACGGTCTCGTCGCTGGGCGACGCCACCTCCTTGCGCGGCGGCACCTTGGTGATGACCTCGCTGTCGGGTGCGGACGGGCAGATCTATGCGGTTGCCCAGGGCTCCATCGTGGTTTCGGGCGTCTCGGCAGAAGGCGACGCCGCCACCTTGCAGCAGGGGATCACCACCGCGGGACGGTTGCCCGGCGGCGGCATCATCGAGCGCGAGATCCCGGCAAAATTCAAGGAAGTCGGCGGTCTCGTCTTCCAGCTTCGCAATCCCGACTTTTCCACCGCGGTCGGCATGGCCGATGTGATCAATGCCTATGCCGAAGCCCGCTACGGCGGCGCCATCGCCGAGGCGCGCGATTCCACCACCGTCGCGGTGAGCAAGCCCAAGGCCGCCGATCTTGCCCGCCTTACGGCGGAGCTCGAGGGCCTGATCGTCGAGACCGACACGCCGGCGCGGGTGGTCATCAACGAGCGCACCGGCACCATCGTCATTGGCAGCGATGTGCGCGTGTCCCAGGTGGCCGTCACCCATGGCACGCTGACGGTGCAGATCAACGAAACGCCGACCGTCGTGCAGCCCGCCCCGTTCTCCGAGGGCGTGACGGCGGTCGAGCCTCTGACCGACATCACCGCGGGCGTCGACGGCGGCAAGGTCGCCATCATCGATGGCCCGGACCTGCGCACGCTCGTCGCCGGCCTGAATTCGATCGGCGTCAAGCCTGACGGCATCATCGCCATCCTCCAGGGCATCAAGTCAGCCGGTGCCCTGCATGCTGAACTGGTGCTGCAATGA
- a CDS encoding MotE family protein codes for MTTEHPAGRTRPFPRFGVVAAMALAMLAPGALAQQAPPQSMEDEIRSFCGNIADAARDQRYLIQKKELEELQAGVDERILRLDERSIKYKEWLEKREEFMRVAESQLVDIYKNMRPDAAAEQLEIIAPQVSAAIIMKLSPRLASQILNEMDSKMAAGLAGIIASAAAPDQPEDPS; via the coding sequence ATGACCACTGAACATCCCGCCGGCCGCACGCGGCCCTTTCCCCGCTTTGGCGTTGTCGCCGCCATGGCGCTGGCCATGCTTGCGCCGGGCGCTCTTGCCCAGCAGGCGCCGCCGCAGTCGATGGAAGACGAGATCCGCTCGTTTTGCGGCAACATCGCCGACGCGGCGCGGGACCAGCGCTACCTGATCCAGAAGAAGGAACTCGAAGAGCTGCAAGCCGGCGTCGACGAGCGCATCCTGCGGCTGGACGAGCGCTCGATCAAATACAAGGAATGGCTGGAAAAGCGCGAGGAGTTCATGCGCGTCGCCGAATCCCAGCTTGTCGACATCTACAAGAACATGCGGCCTGACGCCGCCGCCGAACAGCTCGAGATCATTGCCCCGCAGGTGTCTGCGGCAATCATCATGAAACTCAGCCCGCGGCTTGCCAGCCAGATCCTCAACGAGATGGATTCCAAGATGGCGGCCGGCCTGGCCGGCATCATCGCCAGCGCCGCAGCACCAGACCAACCCGAGGATCCGTCATGA
- the flgH gene encoding flagellar basal body L-ring protein FlgH — MIRAIALTAIALSLAGCGSQTLQEVGKAPSMSPVGTGLTYGETPQMAAYPKQPPQRSSSFSLWDDRSSKLFQDARAVSVGDILTVDLEINDKASFDNETDRSRNNSSGINAAINIPLIGAVGSGDLDYGSNTSTKGQGTTARSEQLNLRIAAVVTGILQNGNLVISGSQEVRVNHELRILNVAGIVRPLDVDHNNTVAYDKIAEARVSYGGRGRLTEVQQPPVGQQLVDIYSPI; from the coding sequence ATGATAAGGGCCATCGCCTTGACCGCCATTGCCCTTTCGCTTGCCGGATGCGGCTCCCAGACCCTGCAGGAAGTCGGCAAGGCGCCGTCGATGAGCCCGGTCGGCACCGGGCTGACCTATGGCGAGACGCCGCAGATGGCCGCCTATCCAAAACAGCCGCCGCAGCGCTCCAGCAGCTTCTCGCTGTGGGACGATCGCAGCTCGAAACTGTTCCAGGATGCGCGCGCTGTCAGCGTCGGCGACATTCTCACGGTTGATCTCGAAATCAACGACAAGGCAAGTTTCGACAACGAAACCGACCGCAGCCGCAACAATTCCAGCGGCATCAACGCCGCCATCAACATTCCGCTCATCGGCGCAGTCGGCAGCGGCGATCTCGATTACGGCTCCAACACCTCGACCAAGGGCCAGGGCACCACGGCGCGGTCCGAACAGCTCAATCTGCGGATCGCCGCAGTCGTCACCGGCATTTTGCAAAATGGCAATCTGGTCATCAGCGGCAGCCAGGAGGTGCGGGTCAATCACGAGCTGCGGATCCTCAACGTGGCCGGCATCGTGCGTCCGCTCGACGTCGATCACAACAATACGGTTGCCTATGACAAGATCGCCGAAGCGCGGGTGTCCTATGGCGGCCGCGGCCGGTTGACCGAAGTGCAGCAGCCTCCGGTCGGGCAGCAGCTCGTCGACATCTATTCTCCGATCTGA
- a CDS encoding flagellar basal body-associated FliL family protein produces MADTEEDDDGGKGKSKKTMIVTLAVVAVLSLVAGGGGWMLGGILAPQVAEPEETAEAASHEEDAKKEGEDEEAKPRENLLQLEPITTNLSYPSENWIRVELSLVFEGDPDIEMADVIQQDIMAYLRTVSLQQIEGPRGFQYLRQDLGERVRLRSKGRVSDILMRTFVIE; encoded by the coding sequence ATGGCTGACACCGAAGAAGACGATGACGGAGGCAAGGGCAAATCCAAGAAGACCATGATCGTCACGCTTGCGGTCGTGGCCGTGCTCAGCCTCGTCGCCGGTGGCGGCGGCTGGATGCTGGGCGGCATCCTGGCGCCGCAGGTGGCCGAGCCCGAGGAGACCGCCGAGGCTGCGTCCCACGAGGAAGACGCAAAGAAGGAGGGGGAGGACGAGGAAGCCAAACCCCGGGAAAACCTGCTTCAGCTCGAACCGATCACCACAAATCTGTCATACCCGTCAGAGAACTGGATCCGGGTCGAACTCTCGCTCGTCTTCGAGGGTGATCCCGACATTGAAATGGCCGATGTGATCCAGCAGGACATCATGGCCTATCTGCGGACCGTCTCGCTTCAACAGATCGAGGGGCCGCGCGGCTTCCAGTATTTGCGCCAGGACCTGGGCGAACGGGTCAGGCTCCGCTCCAAAGGCCGCGTCAGCGACATCCTCATGAGGACTTTTGTGATCGAATGA
- the fliP gene encoding flagellar type III secretion system pore protein FliP (The bacterial flagellar biogenesis protein FliP forms a type III secretion system (T3SS)-type pore required for flagellar assembly.), which yields MIRFLPVFAAMMAFATAAHGQAIDPSLLQVPVDGSVASWIIRTFGLLTVLSVAPGILIMVTSFPRFIIAFAILRSGMGLATTPANMILVSLALFMTFYVMAPTFDRAWENGINPLLENQITEQEAIPLIADPFREFMLVNARPKDVSLFIDIAAERGQATQSEGKIDLRVLVPAFMISEIRRGFEIGFLVVLPFLVIDLVVATITMSMGMMMLPPTAISLPFKILFFVLIDGWNLLVGSLVRSFV from the coding sequence ATGATCCGTTTCTTACCAGTCTTTGCGGCCATGATGGCATTCGCAACCGCGGCCCATGGACAGGCCATCGATCCGAGCCTGCTGCAGGTGCCGGTGGACGGTTCCGTTGCCAGCTGGATCATCCGGACATTCGGCCTGCTGACCGTGCTCTCGGTCGCGCCCGGCATCCTGATCATGGTGACCAGCTTCCCGCGCTTCATCATTGCCTTTGCCATTTTGCGCTCGGGCATGGGCCTGGCCACGACACCGGCCAACATGATCCTGGTCAGCCTCGCTTTGTTCATGACCTTCTATGTCATGGCCCCGACCTTTGATCGGGCCTGGGAAAACGGCATCAACCCGCTTCTGGAAAACCAGATCACCGAACAGGAAGCGATTCCGCTGATCGCCGATCCGTTTCGCGAGTTCATGCTGGTCAACGCCCGGCCCAAGGATGTGTCGCTGTTCATCGATATCGCCGCCGAGCGCGGCCAGGCGACCCAGTCCGAAGGCAAGATCGATTTGCGGGTGCTTGTGCCTGCCTTCATGATCTCCGAGATCCGCCGCGGCTTCGAAATCGGCTTCCTCGTGGTCCTGCCGTTTCTGGTCATCGACCTCGTCGTCGCCACCATCACCATGTCCATGGGCATGATGATGCTTCCCCCCACCGCCATATCGCTTCCGTTCAAGATCCTGTTCTTTGTCTTGATCGATGGCTGGAACCTGCTGGTGGGCAGTCTCGTTCGATCTTTCGTCTGA
- a CDS encoding flagellin, with protein sequence MTSIMTNASAMSALQTLRSINSDMETTQASISSGYKVSSAADNSAYWSIATTMRSDNKALSTVQDALGLGAAKVDVAYTGMESAIDVVSEIKAKLVAAREPGVDKTKIDKELTELKNQLQSVAESASFSGENWLNNSETTASGTKNIVGGFNRDSAGLVKLTTLDVNTTSTTLIGAANESLGILTKDIDADALDANGTGTARNYFLIDTGSTTGTTASGTEISLTSTTTDAQVEDMIRAVDSMFTQMTDAAANLGAVNSRISMQEDFVSNLRDSIDKGVGRLVDADMNEESTRLKALQTQQQLGIQSLSIANSSSQNILSLFR encoded by the coding sequence ATGACAAGTATCATGACAAACGCTTCGGCGATGTCTGCCCTGCAGACCCTTCGTTCGATCAATTCCGACATGGAAACCACCCAGGCCAGCATTTCATCCGGTTACAAGGTCAGCTCTGCGGCCGACAACTCCGCCTATTGGTCCATCGCCACCACGATGCGTTCCGACAACAAGGCGCTGTCGACCGTTCAGGACGCTCTCGGCCTTGGTGCCGCGAAGGTCGACGTTGCCTATACCGGTATGGAATCGGCCATCGACGTGGTCTCCGAAATCAAGGCAAAGCTGGTTGCGGCCCGCGAGCCTGGTGTTGACAAGACCAAGATCGACAAGGAACTGACCGAGCTCAAGAACCAGCTCCAGTCCGTTGCGGAATCGGCCTCGTTCTCCGGTGAAAACTGGCTCAACAACTCCGAAACAACCGCATCCGGCACCAAGAACATCGTCGGCGGCTTCAACCGGGATTCGGCCGGACTGGTCAAGTTGACCACGCTTGATGTCAACACCACGTCGACAACGCTGATCGGTGCTGCCAACGAAAGCCTCGGTATCCTGACCAAGGACATCGATGCCGATGCGCTGGATGCGAACGGTACCGGTACGGCCCGGAACTACTTCCTGATCGACACCGGTTCGACCACGGGTACGACGGCTTCCGGCACGGAAATCTCGCTGACCTCCACGACAACCGATGCCCAGGTCGAGGACATGATCCGCGCGGTGGACTCGATGTTCACCCAGATGACCGACGCAGCAGCCAACCTCGGTGCGGTCAACAGCCGGATCTCGATGCAGGAAGACTTCGTCTCCAACCTGCGCGACTCCATCGACAAGGGCGTTGGCCGTCTGGTGGATGCCGACATGAACGAGGAATCGACCCGCCTGAAGGCTCTGCAGACACAGCAGCAGCTTGGTATTCAGTCGCTGTCGATTGCCAACTCCAGCTCGCAGAACATCCTGTCGCTGTTCCGTTAA